The Salvia miltiorrhiza cultivar Shanhuang (shh) chromosome 2, IMPLAD_Smil_shh, whole genome shotgun sequence DNA window ACAAGTGTTGTTTATGTTTTGAATAAAACTTGTATCTTATTCAAACTTGATCAATGTCAATACAGCAATGATGCTGGAGGAGGATGATTCAACATGAATATGCATTGACATACATGAAAAGCAGCTCAGTGAATACCAATGAAGTTATAACATGCTAAACAAGAAATTTTGACAGAACCACATACTCTGACCCACAAGCAGAGAACTTAAATGCCAACGTTGAAGGCAGACAATTTTGTAGCATACACGAAATACATGAACATTTCCACGCATAAAAAAGAAATTGACTGCAAATCCAAAGATAAATTCAGAATCCAAAACCAGCAACCAGAAGGCAATACATATCAGCTTATTTTCCAGTAAAACTAGATGGTAGAGAGCTTTTCAGAGTCACGGATAATTCGAGTATTGATAACTAACTTCAGTATCTGTGCTCCATCTTCTCCTTTTTCAGGTACTACTGCACATATGAATAGGTGCCGACGACGGGGCTGAGAAGGAGCGTGGCGCTGAGCCAATTCTCAGAGATCTTGCCGGACAAATCCTTCCACAGGCGACAACGAGGTTCCATATCCCAATTTTTCCCTGTTCCCAAAACTCCAAACGAAAGGAGCCCTAATTCAGTGTCAACGATAGACCTCGCCGCTGCAATTTCCGACGAACAATCTCGTTTTACTGTATTGGAAAAATTTTACTTCAATCTAAAGTATAATAAATATAGAACTCACCTTCTTCGATCTTGTTTTTTCCGGCAGCAATGATGAactatttcttcaatttctctTCGATTCGTGACAAAAGTGGctgaaattttgattttttgtcTTCAGAAATTCTACTCTAATTTACCCTACATTAACCACGAAGAGGAGAAGTTGAAGAGTGGAAATCGGGATTTGATCGAATATTCGAGATTACTAGGGAATGTAAATTTCCCTTTAAGCCCTTTTTCGTCCATAATTCATTATCTGAATTATTCAAAACgcgtttttttgttttgtttttatttattcgaAGTTATTGTGGCCGTTGGATTTGGTGGATCTAAAGGTAGGGGTTTATTCTCTATTTTCTATTAGAGTAGTATTCTCTATAgatccctcccctatatatatatatatatatatatctctatTCTCTATTAGAGTAGTATTCTCTATAgatccctcccctatatatatatatatatatatatatatatatatatatatatatatagcgcttttgaaatagccattttgaaaaataaaacacaatatttggccgctaattgaaaaaacacaaattctgGCCATTTGTTACGtgtaaagactgttttgcccttaattagggcggatcagattcgggtttgcgcggccgaaaaaaaatataagtatatggcactaatgacactattatgaccataagtactattcgtgcaacactacataagtGGTCGCTTATttctttacacgccgcaagtgtacgagtgcaattgtgtatagtggCAAACAAGATCGAATCCACAAATAccaattaatattaattcatatccTAGATTCTAATCCTCTATCTGGATAACcgaaaagatgagttttttattttaaagaacaaattaaataaataaccgGAAAGAAATAAACTGAGCTGAGAAATAGGGAAAATAGATATGAGAAAATATcccaaggtaaaggtttcaacagattctaaTACTAAGAGAttcaattcaatcatcaagataatttcctaagacaatctcaaagctagtctatacccactctcgtggcatacaaaccgctGATTACATGTAAgactaccgtccccggatcacacttctaatacgcaactcctaaaagttcctaggattaatgtcCTCACAAATACCAATtccatttaaaattaaaataaatgtgttatatgttcttagttcaggtaaaaATTATCATCTtctgatttcaaattaaaacccatgattatgctaaattggtagctaatcaataaagcaaacaacataacacaagaacataaaaatgaataataacttgattaattgaataaaaaattgtCAGAAATCTAAATCTGTTTACTCtgtaaaccctgggaaaaaagaattctagccacacatagacatatgaactagaatacaaatatcaataaaacagataaaCATTCAATAAGAAAAACCGTAATAAAGTtgtgaatcttcagttcttgctctagATGTGTTCTCTAtctgtctctctcagctctccaGAAAAATAAGATAAAGTCAAATCCCGCTCCAAAATGTCTTGGAGTTCCTTTTATGTGCCCGAGGTTTCCTCGCTTCTTTTTCACTCCAAAAAATCGTGTTTATACTTAAAAGTCCGAATTGAGACTTGAAAACTAGCTGGGCAGGCGGCCGAACATGCGGGCAGCGAGCTGGGCCGCGTTTGGCGCCGTGTAACGCGGCTGCGCGTCTGGAACGCGCGCATTCCTGGAATCTTTTGGATTGCCACGCGGCCGCGTGTCTTGCCCTCGTGTCCTGCGTGGCCCGCGCCCCTGCATGCGGCCGCGTGTCGTGCGACACACGGACTTCCCGACGCTCGTTCTCGTCCGTCCGATATCCGATTTAAGCTCCGTTTTTGCCCACGAACTGATATTTTCCTGAACTCCTTGCATATTTACTCAAAACATCCTCCAAACGAGCCTAAAAATCTATCAAAAcagcataaacatgaatgagTAGTCTATTCCTTGAAATAAGCAAATTCAAAGCAATAAAACTCGATATTAactataaaaatactcaattaagCACCGTAATGAAGTCACATAGGAGTGAAAATGCATGTAAATCAATAagagagtatatggcactaatgacactaatatgaccataagtaccattcgtgcaacacactaaatggagaatctaaaccctaaatggataatctaaaccctaaatgaggaatctaaaccctaaggAGGGTGTATTGAATTGGGATTCTGTATGATTTTAAAGGACTTTAAAAAGTTCATGAATTTTAAAGGACTTTCAAAATCAATAAACTCCGCGTGGAGTCGCGTGGAGTTTAGAGAAATCCATCGAAATCTCAAGTCTGAAGCTCAGATTTCGtcctttgtatttttttttgacaaaccCATCAGAATCCATGGATTGTTAAAATCCATGAAATGTTGAATACCACctgattttaaaagacttcAAAAAGTCTGGTTTGAATACCTTTGGATTTTAAAAGAGTTTAAAAAATCTGGATTGAATATCTCtagattttaaaagacttttaaaagtctggattgAATACACCCAAACTTTCGAAATCCTTTAAAATCATACAGAATCTCATTCcaatacatataaataaatggagaatctaaaccctacgtgGAAGTGTTCAAAATAGTTATATAAGTGTATctatctaaataatatcagcacacaaGTATATGGTACTAGTGGTACTAATATagccataagtaccatttgtGCAGCACTACATAAGAAAGATTATATGGTACTAATGatactaatagtgccatatgtACCTAACCCacgcgcaaacccgaattcaACTCGAATCCGGTCCGCCCtatttaagggcaaaacagtcctaaaacgtaaaaaaatggccagaatttgtgttttttcaattagtggccaaatattgtgttgcCTTCTTCAAAATGATCATGCAAGtatattgtttatatatatatggagaaccATATATATTCAAAGAACATAGACCAAATCTCATGCGTTGATCtcatctaatctaacggtcagctTTCTTTCGTTCAATGTTCAACAGTAATTTGTGTTGAACGTATCCAGGGTTCGAACCCCAAAAACtccaaacgttcaataaaattattggtatgttgAAACCgtattactgacatgttcaatggttcttcattttctatttatttgtaGTTCTCTATATATGGAacttaaccatatatatatatagaaattttttatttttagtctcATTACCATAAACAAGAACTAACataataattagtttaatttaattaagtttaacaACAACAGTAATTCGTAATTCATTCTGCAAACCCCATCAAAGTTAGAATTTAAAACACCACACACGTCTATCTACCACTTTGCaattaaagaaattaaagaaGCATAAGTTAGCTTCACTCCAAGATACAGGTACTTTCGAATAATAGTTTAATTAATATCCAAGATACAGGTACTTTCGAATAatagtttaattaatatttgcCACTAATGAGTATTTGAGAGAATTATGTATAAATTAGCATAGTTTATAATTATCAGTACTTTTTTTCGTTTATCTTCTAGACTTCTAGTATTATTTTTCGTTTATCTTCTAAACTTCTAGTTGCTCGAAAGAATTCTAGACTTAGAACAATTAAAAAACAACCATAATCCTTTTATGCATAGttggataattaattaaaaaacataatgaattacgaatttttgttgttgttaaacttaattaaattaaactaattattatGTTAATTTTTGTTTATGGTAATgagactaaaaataaaaataaaaattctatgtatatatatatatatatttttttgaggaaaaaatTCTATGTATATAGTGAAAACATTATTAATGGTAATTTTAATTGTAGTTGAATAtgattaattctctttcttatgTGGCATTGCCACATCATCTGTGGACACGTTAACGcgtgcccacggtgggtaggtgaacggaattgtaaatatatatacttgaaaGCTTgagaaatataattaattatacacatttttatagatgaaaaaaaaaatagaatagagtgattataccaTGCCATgtaggatagaatttattttgctaCTCCATTATAATTTtgctcaattctcattcattcttatttgtttttctaaatctttaatcaatttccatatctaaattaaaaccattaaatatctaaaaatcattataaatctaaaaactattaaatatatgaaaatcatTATATTGATATTCCACAGATCAaggaaaatttatatatatccatcacgaaaaatataaaaatttatttagagTTTTAATTCAAGAGGAGTtttaatgttataattagtgttacatttgattttattttagttcAATTGTCCTCATTTAATAGATATGGAGTCATCGTCTAAttagtgtttatttatttttttatcagaaaaagatATTAAATATCATCAAAAAAGTACCAGTGGTACCAGAAGGCAGAAGCATTAAAATACAAGAGAGTGAATTTCCTGAGTCATCCAAAAGGAAAACTTGTTGTCCTTGTCCATCATCCCAAACAATTTACACCAACTCCACATTTTTGCTTTTAGCTCCCCTATCATGCTCTTGATATCTCCattcttgcattcgaatctaCCCTCATTTCGCCACTTTCACATGAGCCAAACGTTGCACACCCAGAGCGACGAAAGAAAATTCCAACTCCTTTTGCTCCTGCCCAAGCCCAAGTGAGTGAAGGATTCGAAATGTGCGGTTAAGGAATGATGTCGCAcgtctaattagtatttattaaacATGGAAAattgttgattaaaaatttaacaTTATGATAGGTCCGAATATTTTCGAGAAAAATAGTTGAGGTTAGAATATTTAGTGTTTTAATTCAAGAGGAGTTTTAATGATATTACTATATTAGTGTTAAATTTGTTCAATTCTCCTCATTTATTAGATATGAAAaattattgattaaaaatttagaaaaaaataagaatgaatagggagaggttcaagaaagaaccactaaataaaagaagaacgggcaaccatttttagccattcgatcatcaagacatatatatatatatatatatatatatatatatcaattctCCTCATTTATTAGATATGGAAAATTATtgattaataatttagaaaaaaataagaatgattgacaattgaggaaaattagaataaagtGATTATAGGACGCCACataggatataatttattttgccattatatatatatatatatatatacatatatatatatgtatatataggggcgcgctccagtgagaccccctatttttcgtgtaacatgagtacaatgaataagacatataatactaatgaacaaaacgtatatctaatgaacaagatgtatatactgatgaaaaataaaatttaaaaaattcgtgatgaataagatatatatactgatgaacagggccgtatatactgatgaacaatgcagtatttactgataaataacaaactttaaaatattctgctccctccaggactcgaaccctgcgaaaaaacatcaccctccagatacaatatcagccataggattgataaaataaacgcaccagatcgtgccctagatctcactaaaattagggggtctcattgaagcggccccctatatatatatatatatatatatatatatatatatatatatatataatctttagGGAAAATTAAGTAATTTACGTGGAAATATCTTTTGCTACAACATGCAAAAACTGAGGTACTAATGATATCGAGTGGGTTCCGCTCACATGCTTTTCTCTTTGTCGCCCACCACGCTTCAATTGCCTCCTACACCTCTATTATTTCTAAATCGGACCACTCCATACAATTtttgatattatattatattatatattattaatttgtagATCGTCAAAAACTGACGGGtcattatttaataatattaatttataaaattattatatatacttaatacATTAGTGAAATATTATGGGAATATAAACTTATATAGTCATATTGAGTAATGAAACTCAATTTTCGGTCACTCAtttgaaaaacacaaattatagctattttttataatttcggtCCAAAATATTCTTGACCCCGCAAATTCTACTCTAACCAGCCCAATCTATACACGTGATTCTCCCTCTATCTTTCTCCCCCCTTTCTCTTAGCACAAGTGAACATAATTATGTCAAATGTATATAATGAATGACACAACTGACACGAATTTATCTATTTGTACCAACTGTATCATCATTCAATCTTCAGTATATTTGGCACAAATGAGCATAATTGTGTcaagtgtacctaatgaatgacacaattgacaCGAATTTACGCATTTGTACCAACTGTACCATCATAACCCGCGCACCCCAACCGAACCCGAAGCTCAATCCGCGCGCAAATTTGAACccggtccgccctaattaagggcaaaacagtcctgaaacataaaaaaatgactaaaatttgtgttttataaATGGGAGGCCAAATATTAAATTTCATTACTCAATATGGTTATCTCAAAAGTTGACTCAAATAATATTCACTAAAAACTTATTCACTAAAAATcatatcctatatatatatatatatatatatatatatatatatatatatagggggaggctaaaataaaaacacttcttaaaatataaaataagaacaattttcaacccttagatcatcaagatctacggctGATTCATCATCATGTTGGATGATTTCacggtcctgagttcgaatcccaaagatatcaaaaatttatttttcgcaattcatacctttatacaacgaattcatacatgttctacataaaattcatacatttttgctggttcaTATTTCTCATTTTAAAAGGTATTCTCACGGTAGctattccctatatatatatatatatatatatatatatatatatatatatatatatatatattatcttaaATTCTTCACTTTACACAATAGAGCATTCGTAGTGGGGGGCTCGGTGAGCAGTGCGAACCGGGCTTGCGCGAGCCCCCCTCCCGCTCGTTCCAAGCTCCCTTCGCACCCGACTCGAAAGGAGAGAGAAGGGTCGCGTACACAGCACCGTCTAATCAAAAATTTGCGgcgaataaaaaaatatctaaaacaaACTAATGTTGACCAAAAATGATAGATTTTTTTAAGAGCCCATAGAGGCTCTCCAGTGTGGGAGataagagcatctccagtggggtgtgtcttagggggtgtcttagatggtggttcccacctaagacacacccctctccagtGCATCGTGTCTTAAAGGGTGTCTTAGAtctccatttccacaaaatttatatttctacacttttatttttaaattctcaatttcattgaaaataaaattaaacattacaataattaaaataaaattaaaaacataattaaaatacgataataaaataaaaaaataacaataattgaataatttaaataagctctcgacgcttgagcacttcttggacttggtggttgtgcaaggccaattgtgcatccgtcatacccgtcgtgcccttgttcaagagcttcatatccatctcctcccgtttcatctcggcttgcatttttttgacCTCGGCGATTTCCCCCGTTTTGAGAGCATGCTCCCTTACgctttcggccaccttctcgaggGCGTCAGAGAACATCGACCCTCCTCCCGAAGACCCTTCTCCCTTCTTCGCCTTGCCCTTGTCTCGCTTTGccgctttttggccttggggtctcgtcgtgacactcggctccgaagaagtagtggttgctccaccatcggagcccttcgacttTTTTGCGGAGAGGACATCCCCGGCTTGCGGCGTGAATCTTTGGCATTCGCGaagcactttccaagctttgacgtaggagaattgcttcttgaaattcgCCTCGAACATCGTCTGGGCTTGTTGGAAGATTTGATCGTCGCTCATACCACTCCCCCAATTCTCCTTGCAAGTGTTGTAGAAGCCCTCGAAGAATTTCGTCTCCTTTTGGACACGGGCGAAGTGGGACTTGAGATGATCCGGCTTTTGCAGCGGCGCTCCCGACTCATTGAGCGCGTTGAACTTCTCCGCGattgctccccaatattggagcaacttttGGGAGGTCCCCAAAATAGGATTGTGGGTTGCCTCCGCCCACAAGATTGCCACGAGCTCAGACTCCTCGCTAGAATATGCAGCGCGGGTGCCCTTGGCTTTCGGCTTCACCGCCTCCAGCTCTTCTTGGACGTTGGCGTTTGCCGCCGGCGTGGGAAGATTTTCCGTAGCCAAGACATTGGAGGCTTGTGAAAAtggagcaaaccccatcattGGAAGCCTCGAACTGCCTTGTTGCTCGAGATATTCATCGAATTCACGATCCATTTAAaaatgtagaagagagaattgttgttgggaaaaattttaaagagagaattgtagttgagaAAGTGGTGAATTTGATATTGTGGAAGAGTGATATTTATagaagggaaaaaagaaaaaaaaatagccgTTCCAAAAGAAACGGtcgatttaaaatatatatatatatatatatatatatatatataggaattggttcaattgagaagctcaaatgtgttgagaagttgagaagcaatgtaatagatgaacatgttagtacattttgatgacaTGGTAATTAGacactatataaataaattctttgaacataccaaatacaattgacgaacatacgaatctatttaatttgttaaaaaatacgtcaccgccaatgatcgaaccccagatcaaactcgtgttcataaaaactaattggcatgttcatctattaaattgcttctcaacttctcaacacatttgagcttctcaatataacctaaccctatatatatatatatatatatatatattaaagcaacggtcatgttaaaaaaaaaaaaaaacgattttcgttttttttttttttaattgggtgCGTCCGAAGGACGCGCCATGCACCATCGCCGCTCGCCCCGGGTCGCTGCTTCGCCACGGCCTCGCATCAGGCTGTGTCTCCAATGCGGCGCCCCCCTCCTCGCCTCGCGTCGATCCAGCGCTAGAGGTGCTCTAAGGTGCGCGAGTTGGGGATCACTTTTGAAGAGCTCACATAAGCTCTTTACTGTAAATGcccttaatcattttcaaaagaATTTCTtaagaaaatatttcatgtaagctacatataaaaaattgaaaaatcaatCAAAAATCTATTTGATTAATAATGGCATCTGCCAAAATTATTCAATTGGCATGAAAAAAGATATCAGAAATCCATCATACCTAAGACAattatttaatccaaaaagataaaaagattaaaataatattaaaaatatacttaTATCTTATTTTTATACAAGTTATCCAATCGATgaagataataaattattgaaattgaataatactaaaaaaacacacattatgtttatttttttgtataggTTCTCTAGTGGATGAAAATTATTAGGTAAACACAAATAGAAAATTCACAAAATTTCACGTATTAAAAATTTATCTATTCCTctacctaaaaaaaaaaagaatttatataTTCATACACGTCTCAAATGCCATTATAAGTTCAgctattcaaatatatttaaaaattatatacttaTACTCATCTTAAATtcgattaaaaatatattttactattcattttCATCTCATAACATAAGCAATACCACTAATCTACGGAACTCATCATTTAAAGTTTATAAGTTGCAACCATCAATCTAAATCTTCAGTATATGTAA harbors:
- the LOC131008476 gene encoding glutathione S-transferase T3-like is translated as MDREFDEYLEQQGSSRLPMMGFAPFSQASNVLATENLPTPAANANVQEELEAVKPKAKGTRAAYSSEESELVAILWAEATHNPILGTSQKLLQYWGAIAEKFNALNESGAPLQKPDHLKSHFARVQKETKFFEGFYNTCKENWGSGMSDDQIFQQAQTMFEANFKKQFSYVKAWKVLRECQRFTPQAGDVLSAKKSKGSDGTLDTIMLICAKYTED